The stretch of DNA CTTCTTCTGCCCACCATCAGCAAACTTACACAGCAGTGGCTCTGAAGCacctgtaaaacacacacacacacacacacacacacacacacacacacacacatgttgtgtttccatgttttatggggactttccatagacaaaatggtttttatactgtacaaactttatattctatcccctaaacctaaccctacccctaaacctaaccctcacagaaaactttctgcatttttacattttcaaaaaacataatttagtatgatttataagctgttttcctcatggggaccgacaaaatgtccccacaaggtcaaaaatttcgggttttactatccttatggggacatttggtccccacaaagtgataaatacacgctcacacatacacacacacacacacacacacacacacacacacacacacacacacacacacacaattttacttACTGTACTTATGACTGACAATagccaaaaatgtaatctataaCCTAtttataagaaagaaagaaaaagaatatgCTGGATATTTACCTAGCATTCCAGAAGAGGATTTAATGAACTTTCCGTTGAAGTGAGCGATCACTGCATCACACTTCTCTGTAGACTCCATCCTGAGAAAGGTAAGAGAGGTATATTTCATAACACAATCACATAGAGGAATGGTAAATAGACTAAATGACCCCATCTGACACATGAGCcgccataaacataaaattggtACCCAAATGATGCCATGAATTCTCACTGACCTGGCAAAGCCCACTCCCCGGCTCATTCCGTTAGTGTCGCGGAGGATTCTGGTGGATACAACCTGTCCAAAGGGTTTGAGGAGGTTCTCCAGCTCCTGCTCATCCATAGACACAGGCAGGTTGGACAGGTACAGGTTTGTCGGGTCCTGCTCCTGTTGctgaaaacataaaacacacGGCATAGTCTTAAGTATGTGCAGGGCTGCAACCACCTTAAACATTGACTGGGTCATCCACCTTGAGGCACTGGAGGCAGTATCTTCTGTCTATGCCACGATTTAGTGCATAAATAATTTGTGATTCCACAACACAATTCTCTACTTGCACCTCAGCTAACAGATACTTGTgtatttaaatatgacatttgATTGGATGAAGGTATAATCTTAGCTAGCTATTCTAGATGCATCAGCAGAAATGAGGGAGCGCCAGGATGTGACGTCAACATTCCTTAAAATGTGTGCGTCAGACATGTTTACAcagtacacacgcacacacctaaCAGAGAAGTGGAAGAGTAATATGCTGACAGCGGGGTGGAAGAGGAAAAAGAGGGCAGATTAAAAATTGAAGATGCTGGCAGAAACGCTCAGCAGAACCTGGGAGAAGGTCACTGCAGGATTGTTACACGCATACTTCTCAGTCACACTATAGATACACAggaaatgtgtgcatttgtgtgtgtgtgtgtgtgtgtgtgtgtgtgtgtacatatgacaaaatgatccccagaagtgagctaaatctgacaaaacctcatttcgtaaaaatgattaattattcatattcaAATTATTTGGGATAATTTCCACAAATGTGCACATTTACAAAGAACTGTTTAGGTTGGTTACTTTATTAACAGAATGTTGTTTCCAGTAGCACAATAATATAACACGCTACTTCCAAAATGTACGTTCTCCAACTCTGCAAACTAATGAATcactaaattaattaataaatggaaCTTGCTTCACCAGACTCACACTTGTCAGTCATCCATGATTTTAgtttagggatagttcacctaaaaatgaaaattctcagttCAGTTCAATGAAAGAATGTtcaatttggggtgaactgtccctttaacatgtAGCCTATACTTTGATGGAAAGTCGTTGTAATCCTAAATACTGAGACTGGAAAACTTACATATGCCTAAATTAACGTTGGTAAAGCATGAATAACGTATCCCATGTGTAGCTGGGTTTAGGTTCTTTTCTGATAAAACGGTCAATGGCCATGAACTGTAATTTTTAatcacaaaaatgtttgttattgGCCATATCAAATTATCAATGTAGAATGCCATACTCAGACGAACACACAAAACTACTCTTATCATACACTGTATCGGATGACGCTCTAAGACTAGGTACTTGGTTCTTGTATCAACCTTCAAGAATTGGTATCGGTGCACCACCTAGCACTTattattagctttatataaataCAACAGAAGTCTATGGTATAACCTAATTTAGATGTGagtaaacatgtgtttgtgtacatgttgCTGGACACGAtaaaggaagagagaaaaaaaggaaagaagaagaagaaagagagagagagagagagagagagaatgatcacCACTATTTCCTGAATCGACATGCATTAACTAGATACCCAGGAAAAGGAATGATGTTATGAATGGTTCACTCACCTTGGCCATCTGAGCCTGAACTCCGCTGGTCTTTAGTGCTGCAACGGCTTTTTGCGCTGATACAGGACTGTCAAAATCTACAAACCCATATCCTACAGACAAGACACACTGTATTAGCACACATCATCTAATCTAAAATCAACCACTTGATCAAATATCATTTTGTGACAATTCAATTgtcacacaattaaccatgacTGAGGTCTTTAAAATGATATCATGACTAACTGATGAACTGTGGAATTAGCATAGTGCAATGATAGTATCAGACGGTCACAACATTATACTTTGATAAATACTACAgttctgaatgattaccatattgaTAAACCATggtatttcaaataattttgaaCTTGTAGCCTATGTATATACAGTAAGACGTCACTGGAATCTTATTGCATCACGTCTGGTTAGGACGtaataatagaaaaaattaaaagtaattcaACTGATGTAAAGAGGATATTTGATAGTCGCTGAGCTTTTCTTTAGTATACTGTTTGAATATCTTTGTATTGACTTATGTCAGCAATAGTCAGCCTATCATTCTTATACTGCGATGTACACCATGTATTAAAGTTTGATGCAATTCCTAAAAACCAGTAATACTAAAGCCAAGTTTTAGACCTTAGAACAATATTACATGACAAACCTTTGCATTTGTTTGTAGTCTTGTCAAGAATGGCTTTGGTGGACACGATTTTACCATATCTGCTTACAGAGAGAGCCgagagggagggggagagagagagaggacaataAAGCAAAAGTTAAACACAGGCTCAGCCCTCTGAGTCAGTCTGTATGTAAAATGACACAACAGTGCAGGAATTCATGACCTGCAGGACATTAAACACAAGATCTACGATAATCCCTGAGCCGCGAAAAAATAACATCACCAAAAGAGTTCTCCAAgacttttttaaacacatttatttcagaAACAAAGAGCTGCTTGTGACATAATCATCCAAAGACACTTGATGCCGTCAGTCTAACAGCTTTAAAGAGCCGCTGTGTGACAGATGAGGACTGAGCCGCTTTAATGGAGTGTCCATGAGAAACCTGTTATTACAGCACACAAAATCACCACAGTTCAAAGAAAATGCTTGCcttagcttgtgtgtgtgtgtgtatgaagagattCCTCGATAATAGTGCAGCGAACAAGGGATGAAAGTAAATGCACtgcattatttttgtcttgttttgtagtaaaaatatagaaatattcttaaagctgaaatatgtcatttctgcaccactagtttGCAACAGAATTGCaaacataaacaatgttttcaaaatagctttctgaatacaccatTCGTTTGACCAttgatcaaacaaagagatagctCCGCCCCCAAGTcaaaccattggttgagtaacattaaTGGGGCGGGACTATACAAGTCGCTCTAATCAAGCAGGAATTTTCATAGCGCCACAGAAAGACAGATACAGCTTTCGAGAAGATTCTGCATATTACACTggaataagagaaagtatttttaacactgaaaaagttacattacTTACAtggtacttcagctttaaaacaagatcaatttactttatatgcaaaatgacaagatattttgtcttgttttcagggaAAACAAAcggaaaacaagtttatatttcttaccccattggcaaattagGTTTTTTCTCATTTTAAGCATAAAACCCACACAATgtagttagatttctctgaaaacaagtcattctgcttctcaagtaaatacatttttcttgttttaaggatgtttagatatttctactggaaaacaagacaataatATTCCGGGGAATATTTTAAGAGCTATGAGCTTTAAGCGCTATGTAATATGTCAGTGGGCATGGCTGTGAGGTTTTGCTATTTTCATGCATACATGCATGCGCTAAGTGTGGGTGAAGGTGGGTTGGTGAAACTGCGTATGGAAAGTGTTAATGAGCTGGGTCATGTGacatttaattctgaggttcttctccggttattgaacCATCTGCTTCCTGTTATATATTTCATTTCCTGTCAAGCAACATCGTTTTAAATGAAGGCGGTCCATttatttggtagtgtaaatgggctgtatatAAGAAGAATGGAAATATGGACAATTTGTGCCTGAACGTTCTTTTGCGCAATAACTATGTCCTTGCTGTAAACTCTCTGCCATTGTTCCAGTGCTGTGGTGTTTAGCGGTGAAATACTACAGAGGAAGTTTGTGTTTCCTCCAGCCTCTGGACCACAGTGTGTTCTGTATCCTCCTGTCTCACATGCGGTCTTGACGGTGTTATGGGATGCCTGAAAAAAAAAGTTCTGCTCTGCTCTGCCACTGTTAATagttttgtaatgtaatttagtTACACTGTATGTTTCTCTGATTAATTGTTGTACAGCGTCCTTGAGCTttggaaaggcgctatgcaaactaaaggtattattattattacaattattgatctactgacacacaaatcatggattTAAAAGTGATTGATAGCTCTTTAATATCATCTGCTGTTGGATTTTAAACTTTGCGCAGAGATTAGGCATGGTTCTCAGACGTCTTAGCGCAATTACCTATTATCTAcaaggaaaatagcaaattgcactttgcgccacttcattaacatacaatacacccacagtttgtacgcatgcacacacagatagcttaaacactcccacccatgccaaCTTGCGCTTTGTGCCGCACTTAGTATTGGCGCTTATTTGAAAATTGGATAAAAAGTCATTGGGTATTGCGCTATGCCTAGTCAAGAAAATAGAGCCCtccttacaattttttttttgcagtgtggctaTATTTGGAATGGAATATTACTGTGCTTTCtatatactgcacagtatgcacTGTATACTGcactatttttgttaaaaatagtatgtgaggcagtacaaattatgcaacaGTAAAAATTTCAAACAGTAGTCTGGTATATTTTTGTCACCTAACCTCTTCACGATGCACACTCCTGCTACACCAGGGCATTGACCTGACAGCTTCTCAACTCAAGTGCTTGTGGAgtgaaaaataattgtattcagATTTCTGCAGCATTAGATTTATTGACATCTCTTTCATGAAGGCTATGCAGTAAAGAGCTATGAGAGCAGCGCTGACTGGTAAAGGCTATTTTTCATTCGCCTTTACTGAGAGCTGCTTTTTCAAAGCAGTATTTAATTACTGTCATATAGTTAAGCATTTTGCCTTAAAATTCTCCCATTGAGGAATGATTATTCATGCACAGTATGATATTAACCAGAGCTGCAAAAGCAAACACTAAACATTTTGGAGCGTGTCCCATGCCGTGACACAAGGGAGGGAAATCGGAGCCAATCACATTTCACACACAGATCACAAGACTCCACACACCAGAGAACCATTCGACCTTGGCCTTGACCCATGCGCTCCAGCGGCGAGGCCCCGTTTCCTGCCCCCACCAACAGAATTCCGACAACAGCTCCCAAAGCAACACTGTATTTCAGCCTGATGCGGATCAAGGCAAATCAATCCACCGATCTAGCTTGAACGGTCACTCACTGTGATAAAAACAGCTCAGAACAATGAGGTTACAATGTCACCACAATACCTCAGAGCTGAATAGACACATTCCTTATGGCGTTTAACCAAAATATTGGGCTGGTTCTAATAAGCATAAAGTCAGTGGTATTGTGTCCACAGTTTGAATGTACATATGACCTCAACTTCACTTTTAACCAGGACACAAGCCAAGAGGATTATGGGCCAACCCCCAACTGACTCTTTACAATCAATTTGAAGGATTACCATAGCAATGACTGGTCTCCAGGGGCAGCAAGAGGTAAATGTACCCATAGTGGAAATGTCTGAATAGAATACACATGGGATCAGGAGGCctacacacaaacaagcacataTATTTGTCTAGATCAAAGATATCATACTGATATGTGAAGGATTACATAATAACATTGCCTGTACCAATACTAAGTATGCCATTGTGTTAAGCCGTGTAACAGCAGACTTACAACAGTCTGAGGGAACTAAGCAACGGGTATTTAAAAACGAAACCCAAACGATGTCTGCAGATCTAATCAACATGAGAATTTTCCTGCTCTAATAACTGCTGAATCATGGCTGTTGGCCTACTGTAGGCAGTGATCAAACCTGAGCTGACAAACACATGTTGTTGATGTGTGTGATGAGCTTCAGAGGGTGCATGTGAAGAACTTGTGTAGCAtaaagatggagagaaagagagagagttggaCAAACTTTGATATGAACAGGACCACTACAAGTAAAAAAGATTAGCTTGTCCTTAATGACGCACTACACTCTCTTTACACTACAGGCCTACACTATGCACTCCGCCAGCTAATGTATGTATTTTCAAAGTGTAGGACTGTCCCAAATGTAacattaatagttttttttactatacagaagcatttgtatgtatgtgatgtgttgccgctagctctGAAATCTGTTCAACACTTCTATCTCAAATAACGTGCATATTCAAATAGCGTGTGTTGATTGTAAAGCAtttaactcacatttgtaaggggCTGTCTTCAAAGACGTTTCCAGGTACAGTACACttttttcattgcattttcagGGTGAACACACTACTGATACTACTTACTCTACAGAATGGCATAGGCGCAGGAGTATGCAATTTGGGATGCACCTTTTATTTCACTTTCAAAGTAATGGATCGGTCCTCATTACAAATTCAAGTGATCTGATGAGATAATGCAGTATTTAAATAACCTACAAATATATATTGTCTTTGGTCAAAATAGTGTAATAGCACATTACTCTTGCTAGCCTATTTCTGCAATATCACCCTCGGTTTTTAGCATCTCTTCTTTTGACTTAAGATATAGTATTTCTATAGAAGAGTTaggatttcatttttggaaaattggatacaaaaatgaaaaacaatcatTTTTATTCCAAGAGGATTACAGGACACCACTCGCTGAatcaaaatacagtcatctcaatgggaatttgccaacctggtctcatagtaacATAGTagcgtctgtgtgttttattcactttcactcaaatcatgatttaaatggctgattatgacttcataaatatgtctttttctctctattactcagaacctgctattttatgatatcgacacacttttacacatcttttgaaaaacgATAGGGCCTACATTGTAATGCTTTTATTACAGACTCTCCTACATATAAATACTTATTCCAGTACACATAGCTTGCACTATAGCTCTCCTGAAAGGGCATTGCACTAAGAGTCAGAGGACCACCATTCAAGTCCAGCCATTAACTCAAGATGACACTATTACACTAATTACAGAGTCATAGATAGAAGCAGCATGAAATGAATTTTGCTTCTGCAtattaaaacactaatggttagatttaggcattgataaggtaaggatgtcttttttaacttctaatatatattttaaaacacttttggcTAGGTTTAGGCAAATGATTTAGGTTAGTGAGGTAcgctttacatttttttatttaaaattcaccttaaaaccgcATATGATTACGACACAGTTgtacttgcttttggcaccccagctggacatttcactgaaaCCTTGCAGCCAAACATGATATACAGCAAGTGCATTtcgaattgcaaaaatgttgtcatgttcacatCAATTTCTGGAGACCAGGCTGGAATTTGCACAATCAGGAATGTCACCTGATTGACTTCCAGTGGCGAATACATTTCCCTACAAGAACTTCACATGGGGTTCAAGTTTAGTGAACTTTGACTCGCTTTGACTTCAAGCAAATTTGAAGTTGCTTGGTtaggcagtgacctctgtgtgggtgaTGTTTCGTACATGGCAACACTTAAGGACGGGGAAATCATTTTAATGGAGAGGAATTCACTCTCcaagagtataaagtgcagcataaaaAAGAGGCTTCTTAGCAAGTAGGTTTTATGGGTTTCACACTTCCTTAACATCCGTCCATGCCATCTTCCCCTACAGAACATcactgtgcaaaggtaaatgtgaccaagCCTTTGCACATGCAACACGATGAGGTTATGAGACAACAATGACGGAAAATACAGTTCagaaacatttattgttgcacacAGGACACTGTTTCACAGTGTTCAGTACGGAGTACCTAGTATTCCATTTCAAACATTGCCAATATTGGAGTTATAATATCATCAACATGGGTGGTGTTATTTTAACTGGCTATTAGTGGTGTTGTCTTGAAACTAGCTGAATCGTGGCTCATGAGGGTTATTCCATAACCTGACCTAATTCTGGCAATCTCACACATTCAAGCTGTTAACAGCCGCCAACTCTGCTGTGCTATAAAATCTCACACTGAAAGGAAAATAGAAATGACTGAATATATATTTGCCACAGACAGGTTTAATGCACATCCATTATACCAACTGATAACCTAGGTGAATCTATCATAACAGTATATGCTGTTTTAAACACTCACGGCTGGCAGAGTTTGACCAGGTCATGATCGGTGGTTCCGGGCGGTAACCCGCGGATGTAAAGGTTCGTTTTGCTGAGTTGCTCCCAGCCAGtcgtgctgctgctgctgctgctgttgttagTGCTGCTGTTGGTGCTCGGGCTGGGTGGAGCCATGGGGAGAGTGGGTGGAGCAACAGGAGGCTGTCATGGGAGGGGAATAAAGATTACAATTAATTGACAGAAACAAATGCATGAAATAACTCATATTTGGCACTGAAACGTTTTGAAACTTTTGTTCATATCTGACACTGAAACTTAAAAAGAgttctcaaaaataaaaaacagatagACATTTTACTAGTGGTCGACCAATTTGGGTTTATTAATGGCCGATGCAGAGGAAGAAGGGATTAACAACAGTGCACTTAGTTGTTTAGCAAACACGGATGGCATTTGTGCATTAGGATTTTGCAACAAAAcactgaatcaaaccaattgtacctACTCTACAGTACTGTACACAGTGAGTGAATATGATATTTACTGCACACACTAGTGTGGATTCAGCTCGCAGCAATCTCTTGACAGCTTTAAGTTTCTACAAGGCCTGAATTGCCTGCTTGGAGCGTCATGGGCTGACCATCTTCTCTTGCAACATtcgtgtaatgggagccagctggtacacgATAGCGGTGcggtgtgtgtaaacctcactccccacTCCCATAAGACACACTAGCAACTAATGcaaagaggctgtagcctttagcctcctcgttagtgcatcagcctcccatgccggctaaccccggttcgaatcccactcggAGTGGATGGAGCAGGAACGGTTACATTCGCGAGTCAGAGGGACACAGTTTTGATCCAGGCTGATAGAATGCATGCTCCAGAGGAATACAGTATATGAGCACtcacaaaaagaaaatgctggatttgaGCAAGTTTTTGGAGGTTCGTGAATCTGTATAAACAAGGTATTCGCattttgcagacagtatatgatagaagttatattgatatttgcctttataTCATAAGACATGACAGTCAGAAGTTACAGGAAAGTgttgaggagaaagagagagaatgaaacacgTGAGCACTTTAACATGAGCTCATTCGCATCTGTCTCGGTTCTGATATGAGGACTATTTTAATGAGAATGTGCTGCACACCATTCTATTATTGTAGTTGCATGATGGAATGTGGAAAAAAACATGATTGgttggtcgtttacatgtctctgaCAGCTCCTGTACGTGCAAGCAGATGATTCTTGGCACCCTGGAGAAACTAATTGGCCAGATGAGAACATTTATCGGCCGATGCCAATAATtacaaaaattctaaatattggcCGATTTATACTAGAGCTggccaaatttttttaaataattttaatttgtttttttacaatattattttttttttaaatcatggaaTCAAGGTTTTACGTAAAATATTAGCAGACGCTGTAGTTATATACACTGTCAATCCACCAATGGCTGAATATAAAAGAGAAAACCAAATGTTCAAAGCACTTGGCTTGATGCCGCTCTCAATCTGATAAGCTTAACATGTGTGGAAATATGTGGGGCTGCGCTTTACAACGTAACAGGTT from Xyrauchen texanus isolate HMW12.3.18 chromosome 39, RBS_HiC_50CHRs, whole genome shotgun sequence encodes:
- the LOC127632490 gene encoding RNA-binding motif, single-stranded-interacting protein 1-like isoform X4 gives rise to the protein MIFANTANPVRTPYRKQPPVAPPTLPMAPPSPSTNSSTNNSSSSSSTTGWEQLSKTNLYIRGLPPGTTDHDLVKLCQPYGKIVSTKAILDKTTNKCKGYGFVDFDSPVSAQKAVAALKTSGVQAQMAKQQEQDPTNLYLSNLPVSMDEQELENLLKPFGQVVSTRILRDTNGMSRGVGFARMESTEKCDAVIAHFNGKFIKSSSGMLGASEPLLCKFADGGQKKRQSQAKYIPNGRTWTRDTEVRLSGMTLTYDPNTALQNGYYAAPYPMGNRLMAQPGVSYLSPISTYQVQNPSWMQHQPYIMQHPGAVLSPSMEHPMSLQPSAMLAPLTQQMGHLSMGGTATFIPANTAMPGAYIPQYTHIQPAAIPPEQESGVQPQDVSSSDPSSYSFQPNKQ
- the LOC127632490 gene encoding RNA-binding motif, single-stranded-interacting protein 1-like isoform X6, producing the protein MIFANTANPVRTPYRKQPPVAPPTLPMAPPSPSTNSSTNNSSSSSSTTGWEQLSKTNLYIRGLPPGTTDHDLVKLCQPYGKIVSTKAILDKTTNKCKGYGFVDFDSPVSAQKAVAALKTSGVQAQMAKQQEQDPTNLYLSNLPVSMDEQELENLLKPFGQVVSTRILRDTNGMSRGVGFARMESTEKCDAVIAHFNGKFIKSSSGMLGASEPLLCKFADGGQKKRQSQAKYIPNGRTWTRDTESGMTLTYDPNTALQNGYYAAPYPMGNRLMAQPGVSYLSPISTYQVQNPSWMQHQPYIMQHPGAVLSPSMEHPMSLQPSAMLAPLTQQMGHLSMGGTATFIPANTAMPGAYIPQYTHIQPAAIPPEESGVQPQDVSSSDPSSYSFQPNKQ
- the LOC127632490 gene encoding RNA-binding motif, single-stranded-interacting protein 1-like isoform X1; this encodes MIFANTANPVRTPYRKQPPVAPPTLPMAPPSPSTNSSTNNSSSSSSTTGWEQLSKTNLYIRGLPPGTTDHDLVKLCQPYGKIVSTKAILDKTTNKCKGYGFVDFDSPVSAQKAVAALKTSGVQAQMAKQQEQDPTNLYLSNLPVSMDEQELENLLKPFGQVVSTRILRDTNGMSRGVGFARMESTEKCDAVIAHFNGKFIKSSSGMLGASEPLLCKFADGGQKKRQSQAKYIPNGRTWTRDTEVRLSGMTLTYDPNTALQNGVFHRYYAAPYPMGNRLMAQPGVSYLSPISTYQVQNPSWMQHQPYIMQHPGAVLSPSMEHPMSLQPSAMLAPLTQQMGHLSMGGTATFIPANTAMPGAYIPQYTHIQPAAIPPEQESGVQPQDVSSSDPSSYSFQPNKQ
- the LOC127632490 gene encoding RNA-binding motif, single-stranded-interacting protein 1-like isoform X2, whose protein sequence is MIFANTANPVRTPYRKQPPVAPPTLPMAPPSPSTNSSTNNSSSSSSTTGWEQLSKTNLYIRGLPPGTTDHDLVKLCQPYGKIVSTKAILDKTTNKCKGYGFVDFDSPVSAQKAVAALKTSGVQAQMAKQQEQDPTNLYLSNLPVSMDEQELENLLKPFGQVVSTRILRDTNGMSRGVGFARMESTEKCDAVIAHFNGKFIKSSSGMLGASEPLLCKFADGGQKKRQSQAKYIPNGRTWTRDTEVRLSGMTLTYDPNTALQNGVFHRYYAAPYPMGNRLMAQPGVSYLSPISTYQVQNPSWMQHQPYIMQHPGAVLSPSMEHPMSLQPSAMLAPLTQQMGHLSMGGTATFIPANTAMPGAYIPQYTHIQPAAIPPEESGVQPQDVSSSDPSSYSFQPNKQ
- the LOC127632490 gene encoding RNA-binding motif, single-stranded-interacting protein 1-like isoform X3 is translated as MIFANTANPVRTPYRKQPPVAPPTLPMAPPSPSTNSSTNNSSSSSSTTGWEQLSKTNLYIRGLPPGTTDHDLVKLCQPYGKIVSTKAILDKTTNKCKGYGFVDFDSPVSAQKAVAALKTSGVQAQMAKQQEQDPTNLYLSNLPVSMDEQELENLLKPFGQVVSTRILRDTNGMSRGVGFARMESTEKCDAVIAHFNGKFIKSSSGMLGASEPLLCKFADGGQKKRQSQAKYIPNGRTWTRDTESGMTLTYDPNTALQNGVFHRYYAAPYPMGNRLMAQPGVSYLSPISTYQVQNPSWMQHQPYIMQHPGAVLSPSMEHPMSLQPSAMLAPLTQQMGHLSMGGTATFIPANTAMPGAYIPQYTHIQPAAIPPEQESGVQPQDVSSSDPSSYSFQPNKQ
- the LOC127632490 gene encoding RNA-binding motif, single-stranded-interacting protein 1-like isoform X5; the protein is MIFANTANPVRTPYRKQPPVAPPTLPMAPPSPSTNSSTNNSSSSSSTTGWEQLSKTNLYIRGLPPGTTDHDLVKLCQPYGKIVSTKAILDKTTNKCKGYGFVDFDSPVSAQKAVAALKTSGVQAQMAKQQEQDPTNLYLSNLPVSMDEQELENLLKPFGQVVSTRILRDTNGMSRGVGFARMESTEKCDAVIAHFNGKFIKSSSGMLGASEPLLCKFADGGQKKRQSQAKYIPNGRTWTRDTESGMTLTYDPNTALQNGYYAAPYPMGNRLMAQPGVSYLSPISTYQVQNPSWMQHQPYIMQHPGAVLSPSMEHPMSLQPSAMLAPLTQQMGHLSMGGTATFIPANTAMPGAYIPQYTHIQPAAIPPEQESGVQPQDVSSSDPSSYSFQPNKQ